A single window of Microbispora hainanensis DNA harbors:
- a CDS encoding SAF domain-containing protein, with protein sequence MLQRSTPSREAGRATHVRPLPSRRSPVMLVVSIALTALGALIAWQVYGIAGHRTPVLVMARDVPIGQQLQAQDLRTVALGLDSGVRAVEATDKGAVIGKRAAVDLKVGTLLAPAHLTGTLVPAPGQVVVPVALKPSQLPARGIQPGDRVVAAVAPAISIGQGAPADYQARVDRVGEPDADGLIVVDLVVPAGEGSALARQAADGKIALILQSRAR encoded by the coding sequence ATGCTCCAGCGCTCCACGCCGAGCAGGGAAGCGGGCCGGGCCACACACGTGCGCCCGCTACCGAGCAGGCGCAGCCCGGTGATGCTCGTGGTGAGCATCGCGCTGACCGCTCTCGGCGCGCTGATCGCCTGGCAGGTGTACGGCATCGCCGGGCACCGGACGCCGGTTCTCGTCATGGCGCGCGACGTTCCCATCGGCCAGCAGTTGCAAGCACAGGACCTTCGGACGGTCGCGCTCGGCCTGGACTCAGGAGTACGGGCCGTGGAGGCCACGGACAAGGGCGCGGTCATCGGCAAACGCGCCGCTGTGGACCTGAAGGTCGGCACCCTGTTGGCACCCGCGCACCTGACCGGGACACTCGTTCCGGCACCGGGGCAGGTCGTCGTGCCGGTGGCGCTCAAGCCCAGCCAACTGCCTGCCAGGGGAATCCAGCCCGGTGATCGCGTCGTGGCCGCCGTGGCGCCCGCCATCTCGATCGGGCAGGGCGCCCCGGCCGATTACCAGGCTCGGGTGGACCGCGTCGGCGAGCCCGACGCTGACGGGCTCATCGTGGTCGACCTCGTCGTCCCGGCCGGCGAGGGCAGTGCGCTGGCCCGTCAGGCCGCGGACGGGAAGATCGCGCTCATCCTCCAGTCGCGGGCGAGGTGA
- a CDS encoding ISAs1 family transposase: MPSSPIDVLSRHLERVTICDPLSDLPTLAEVLDAIPDPRSRRGRRYRLGPLLALALLAVLGGATSLAKITRFIAGYDPELRARIGLPGPVRLAASTLGRLLARLDGDDFDAATCAYLARLAAAPPATGTNGTNGRTALLGLAVDGKTLRGSRTGDRVTHLLAATRHDTQTVMAQAQVAAKSNEIPAFTPLLSGLDLTSVVITADALHTQHEHARQIVAAGGHYVFIVKGNQPTLLRRLKALPWREAILNDRTDETRHGRREIRRMKICTVRPGLPFPHAAQAIQVKRRRTNNATGKTTIVTIYAITSLHPGQITHAHLAGLIRGHWSIEALHHIRDVTYREDACTMRTGAAPRIMASLRNLAIGLARLIGWTNIAAATDHYRSHPTDALQLLGLTT; the protein is encoded by the coding sequence GTGCCATCATCCCCGATCGACGTGCTCTCCCGCCACCTGGAGCGCGTCACCATCTGCGATCCGCTGTCCGACCTGCCCACCCTTGCCGAGGTGCTGGATGCCATACCGGACCCTCGCAGCCGCCGCGGGCGCCGCTACCGACTCGGCCCGCTGCTCGCGTTAGCCCTGCTCGCCGTGCTCGGCGGAGCGACTTCCCTGGCGAAGATCACCCGGTTCATCGCCGGATACGATCCCGAGCTACGCGCCCGGATCGGTCTCCCGGGCCCCGTACGGCTGGCCGCCTCCACCCTGGGACGGCTGCTGGCCCGCCTGGACGGCGACGACTTCGACGCTGCGACCTGCGCCTACCTGGCCAGGCTGGCCGCCGCGCCACCAGCGACCGGCACGAACGGCACGAACGGCAGAACAGCGCTACTCGGCCTGGCCGTGGACGGCAAAACCCTGCGCGGCAGCCGCACCGGCGACCGTGTGACCCACCTGCTGGCCGCCACCCGCCACGACACCCAGACGGTGATGGCTCAAGCCCAGGTCGCAGCCAAAAGCAACGAGATCCCCGCGTTCACGCCCCTGCTGTCCGGGCTCGACCTCACCAGCGTGGTCATCACCGCCGACGCCCTGCACACCCAGCACGAGCACGCCAGGCAGATCGTCGCGGCCGGAGGGCACTACGTGTTCATCGTCAAGGGCAACCAGCCCACCCTGCTGCGCCGGCTCAAGGCCCTGCCCTGGCGCGAGGCCATCCTCAACGACCGCACCGACGAGACCCGGCACGGACGCCGCGAGATCCGCCGCATGAAGATCTGCACCGTCCGCCCAGGCCTGCCCTTCCCCCACGCCGCCCAGGCCATCCAGGTCAAACGACGCCGCACCAACAACGCCACCGGGAAGACCACCATCGTCACCATCTACGCCATCACCAGCCTGCACCCCGGCCAGATCACCCATGCCCACCTCGCCGGACTGATCCGCGGCCACTGGAGCATCGAAGCCCTGCACCACATCCGCGACGTCACCTACCGCGAAGACGCCTGCACGATGAGGACCGGGGCCGCACCCCGGATCATGGCGAGCCTCCGCAATCTGGCCATCGGCCTGGCCCGCCTGATCGGCTGGACCAACATCGCCGCCGCCACCGACCACTACCGCAGCCACCCCACCGATGCACTTCAGCTACTCGGTCTCACAACCTGA